From one Acipenser ruthenus chromosome 21, fAciRut3.2 maternal haplotype, whole genome shotgun sequence genomic stretch:
- the LOC117427974 gene encoding complement C1q-like protein 4, producing MKGILMGLLSFYILALSGTGLSSETNNNSPEICCSLTKDQCNDLAVRLTNLEDKLKATSETPKIAFSAILFDGKTETLGPFNAATTLVFAKVLTNIGSAYNSNTGIFTALVPGTYYFSFTVFFHLKANLYVTLMKNADRIVSVWDNQGGDTNDSGTHTVTLQLEVGDHVYVRLNENKQIYDDANHYNSFSGFLLFPL from the coding sequence ATGAAGGGGATACTCATGGGGCTGCTGAGCTTTTACATTCTGGCTTTGTCAGGGACAGGGCTCTCTTCTGAGACCAACAACAACAGTCCAGAGATTTGCTGTTCCCTTACGAAAGACCAGTGCAATGACCTGGCTGTGCGTCTGACTAACCTCGAGGACAAGCTGAAGGCAACATCAGAGACACCCAAGATTGCGTTTTCGGCTATCCTGTTTGATGGAAAAACTGAAACCCTGGGTCCTTTCAACGCTGCGACAACTTTAGTGTTTGCCAAGGTTCTCACAAATATCGGCAGTGCCTACAACTCAAACACGGGCATTTTTACAGCTCTTGTGCCTGGTACGTACTACTTCAGTTTCACTGTGTTTTTCCACCTGAAGGCAAATCTCTACGTTACTTTAATGAAGAACGCAGATCGCATCGTTTCAGTGTGGGACAATCAAGGGGGAGACACTAACGACAGTGGGACCCACACGGTTACCCTGCAGCTGGAAGTAGGAGACCATGTGTACGTGAGGCTCAATGAGAACAAACAGATCTATGATGACGCAAATCACTACAACAGTTTCAGCGGTTTTCTGCTGTTCCCTTTGTAA